From one Neovison vison isolate M4711 chromosome 1, ASM_NN_V1, whole genome shotgun sequence genomic stretch:
- the SMIM3 gene encoding small integral membrane protein 3: MDAVSQVPMEAALPKHILDIWVIVLIILATIVIMTSLLLCPATAVIIYRMRTHPVLNGAV; encoded by the coding sequence ATGGATGCCGTCAGCCAGGTCCCGATGGAAGCCGCGCTCCCCAAGCACATCCTGGATATCTGGGTCATTGTCCTCATCATCCTGGCCACCATTGTCATCATGACCTCCCTGTTGCTGTGCCCGGCAACAGCGGTCATTATCTATCGCATGCGGACTCATCCTGTCCTCAACGGGGCCGTCTGA